One region of Alphaproteobacteria bacterium genomic DNA includes:
- a CDS encoding UDP-glucose 4-epimerase: MPKNILVAGGAGYIGSHFCKLAAAKGYTPVTIDRLTSPSPRVEEWRRNAVKWGPLEIADMGDEDAVKRIVQTYKPVAVVCFAALIEVAESVAKPDIYWDNNYHKAVRFFKTLERNKVENAVFSSTAAVYGNPVSPRPLVENDVLAPINPYGMTKLACEVALQGLSQRKEVSKNFIDELIQRSATSEFNSSLFPSMRSVIFRYFNAAGADESAVIGEMHEPETHLIANAVLAAQHARDFAKDKKFTLNGTDYPTPDGTCVRDYIHVEDLALSHILGLEYLLAGGKSDVFNLGTGKGYSVREVINGVKKATGKDFTVQEGPRRAGDPAFLVADANKAEHVLGWKPTHHLETIIKSATNFHGKHG, encoded by the coding sequence ATGCCCAAAAATATCCTTGTCGCAGGCGGCGCCGGTTATATTGGCAGCCATTTTTGCAAATTGGCCGCTGCAAAAGGCTATACCCCCGTTACCATAGACAGATTAACCAGCCCTTCCCCGCGCGTGGAGGAATGGCGGCGCAATGCTGTGAAATGGGGCCCGCTGGAAATTGCCGATATGGGTGACGAGGATGCGGTTAAACGTATTGTACAAACCTATAAACCCGTTGCGGTTGTTTGTTTTGCCGCATTAATCGAAGTAGCGGAATCCGTTGCCAAACCTGATATCTACTGGGACAACAACTATCATAAGGCAGTACGTTTTTTCAAAACACTGGAACGTAATAAGGTAGAAAACGCCGTGTTTTCATCAACCGCTGCGGTGTATGGCAATCCCGTTAGTCCACGCCCACTGGTTGAAAACGATGTGCTTGCCCCAATTAATCCATACGGCATGACGAAATTAGCTTGCGAAGTTGCGTTGCAAGGATTATCGCAGCGCAAAGAAGTTTCAAAAAACTTTATCGATGAATTGATACAGCGCAGCGCGACATCTGAATTCAACTCATCCCTTTTTCCATCCATGCGTAGCGTAATCTTCCGCTACTTTAATGCAGCTGGAGCGGATGAAAGCGCAGTGATTGGCGAAATGCACGAACCCGAAACGCATCTGATTGCCAATGCTGTATTGGCCGCACAACATGCACGTGATTTTGCCAAGGATAAAAAATTTACCTTGAATGGAACCGATTACCCAACACCGGATGGCACCTGCGTGCGTGATTACATTCATGTGGAAGATTTGGCTCTATCGCATATTCTTGGCCTTGAATATCTTCTGGCCGGCGGCAAAAGCGATGTATTCAACCTTGGCACCGGTAAGGGGTATAGCGTTAGGGAAGTCATTAACGGCGTAAAGAAAGCGACAGGAAAAGATTTTACAGTGCAAGAAGGCCCGCGCCGCGCAGGTGACCCGGCGTTCCTTGTTGCCGACGCAAACAAAGCAGAACACGTATTAGGCTGGAAACCAACGCATCAT
- a CDS encoding GTP-binding protein: protein MEQKIPVTVLTGYLGAGKTTLLNRILSEPHGKKYAVIVNEFGEIGIDNDLIVDSDEEVFEMNNGCICCTVRGDLIRIISNLMKRKGSFDGIIVETTGLADPAPVAQTFFVDEDVARRTKLDAVVTVVDAKHLSARLNDSREAVEQIAFADVILLNKTDLVSPKELSELEKTIKIINRFAPIYHTQRSSIALDKILDRGAFDLNRILEADPHFLCNHSHDPHHVHDEHCGHDHGHGHDHHGHDHDHAPHYEGISSISLSSDKPLDTEKFDGWISDVLANHGQNILRSKGILNLNGEPDRFVFQAVHMVKEGGFQRPWKANENKQSRLVFIGRDLPVDELQKGFTACAA, encoded by the coding sequence ATGGAACAAAAAATACCCGTAACCGTACTCACAGGCTATCTGGGCGCTGGCAAAACAACCTTGCTCAACCGCATCCTGTCGGAACCACATGGCAAGAAATACGCGGTGATTGTCAATGAATTTGGTGAAATCGGCATTGATAATGATTTAATTGTCGATAGCGATGAAGAAGTGTTCGAAATGAATAATGGGTGCATCTGCTGCACTGTGCGCGGTGATCTTATCCGTATCATCAGTAATCTGATGAAACGTAAGGGCAGCTTTGACGGCATTATTGTAGAAACCACGGGTCTTGCTGACCCGGCTCCTGTTGCCCAAACATTCTTTGTGGATGAAGACGTTGCGCGCCGCACAAAGTTAGATGCTGTTGTTACGGTGGTTGATGCCAAGCATTTATCGGCACGTTTAAATGATAGCCGCGAAGCGGTGGAACAAATTGCATTTGCTGACGTTATCCTTCTTAATAAAACAGATTTGGTAAGCCCAAAGGAATTATCAGAACTCGAAAAGACAATCAAAATCATTAACCGCTTTGCACCGATTTACCACACGCAGCGTTCATCTATCGCGCTGGATAAAATCCTTGATAGGGGTGCATTTGATTTAAACCGCATTCTGGAAGCTGACCCGCATTTCCTGTGCAATCACTCGCATGATCCGCATCACGTGCATGATGAACATTGCGGCCATGATCATGGCCATGGTCACGACCATCACGGACACGACCATGACCATGCCCCGCATTACGAAGGGATTAGCAGCATTTCCCTGAGTAGTGACAAACCGCTAGATACCGAAAAATTCGATGGCTGGATTAGCGATGTTTTGGCCAATCATGGGCAAAATATCCTTCGTTCAAAAGGTATTTTGAATTTGAATGGCGAGCCCGACCGCTTTGTATTCCAAGCCGTGCACATGGTAAAGGAAGGCGGCTTTCAACGCCCATGGAAGGCAAATGAAAACAAGCAAAGCCGTTTGGTATTTATTGGCCGCGATTTGCCGGTGGATGAATTACAAAAAGGCTTTACGGCCTGTGCCGCCTAA
- a CDS encoding DnaA/Hda family protein, whose amino-acid sequence MCAQQIPFALPVEPSMGEDDFLITPSNQTAAAQLNNDSTTLLLGPKGTGKSHLARIWQKRRNAFSFNISTTTIGTLSQAVLWEDADATNWNAYSQETAFHLLNTVKEKKLPLLVTATKPPAQWDLTLADLRSRLLAINVATIDMPDDALVAGLLLKHFKDRQLRVSEDVLNYIIPRIARDGAVIEDTVKQLDVLSLANNHAITIPLIKKVLESA is encoded by the coding sequence ATGTGCGCGCAACAAATCCCGTTTGCATTACCTGTTGAACCGAGTATGGGAGAAGATGATTTTCTCATCACGCCCAGCAACCAAACAGCGGCGGCCCAATTGAACAACGACAGCACAACATTGCTGCTAGGGCCAAAGGGCACCGGCAAAAGTCATCTCGCCCGCATTTGGCAAAAACGTCGCAATGCCTTTTCGTTTAACATATCAACCACAACCATCGGCACATTATCGCAAGCGGTGCTGTGGGAAGATGCGGATGCAACCAACTGGAACGCATACAGCCAAGAAACAGCATTTCATTTACTGAATACCGTAAAGGAAAAAAAGCTGCCGTTGCTTGTTACCGCAACGAAACCGCCAGCACAGTGGGATTTGACCCTGGCCGATTTGCGTTCACGCCTATTGGCTATTAATGTCGCAACAATAGATATGCCGGATGATGCGTTGGTGGCGGGATTGTTACTTAAACATTTCAAAGACAGACAGCTGCGCGTGAGCGAAGATGTGTTGAATTATATTATTCCGCGCATCGCTCGTGATGGCGCGGTGATTGAAGACACAGTGAAACAACTCGATGTATTATCGCTTGCAAATAACCACGCGATTACCATTCCGCTTATTAAAAAAGTACTGGAATCTGCTTAG
- a CDS encoding AI-2E family transporter has translation MKPHSSDTDYQVRFWLLAILGFCAIVWVLSGVLTPFVLALAIAYFLNPLVSGLCKIGAPRWLGAIIVLLIFLAIITTATIFLAPLIRAQVVELVNSLPSYIDTLQRELWPRIKDVLEHLPAVDTGKLQDTFSQYTTDVVNFVGRMVGNVVTSSMALLDILALIVLTPVIAFYLMRDWQGMLSKVNSYLPVRHAPAIRQELHNIDMMIAGFIRGQALVSLALASFYSITLSLAGLKYGMVIGLISGLLSFIPIVGTLIGIITSLIMAFIQFDNMNSILMVGAIFAIAQILDGYFLTPKLVGDRVGLHPVWIIFAVLAGGKLFGAIGIIIAVPLAGTVAILIRLGLRQYRRSKYFSPIPPSTY, from the coding sequence ATGAAACCCCATTCTTCAGACACCGATTATCAAGTACGGTTTTGGCTCTTAGCCATTCTTGGCTTTTGCGCAATTGTGTGGGTGCTTTCAGGTGTTTTGACCCCCTTTGTGCTCGCACTTGCGATTGCCTATTTCCTTAATCCTTTGGTCAGCGGCCTTTGCAAAATTGGGGCACCACGATGGCTTGGCGCAATCATTGTGCTCCTTATCTTCTTGGCGATTATTACCACCGCAACCATCTTCCTTGCACCGCTTATCCGCGCGCAGGTTGTGGAACTTGTAAACTCCCTCCCCTCGTACATCGATACTTTGCAGCGGGAATTATGGCCGCGGATTAAAGATGTGCTGGAGCACCTTCCTGCTGTTGACACCGGCAAGCTCCAAGACACCTTTAGTCAATACACGACGGATGTAGTGAATTTTGTCGGCCGCATGGTGGGCAACGTCGTAACCAGCAGCATGGCGTTACTTGATATTCTTGCGCTCATAGTTTTAACACCTGTAATCGCATTTTATCTGATGCGCGATTGGCAAGGCATGCTTTCAAAAGTAAATAGCTACCTCCCTGTACGCCATGCGCCTGCGATCCGTCAGGAACTCCATAACATCGATATGATGATTGCCGGTTTCATTCGCGGGCAAGCGTTGGTTAGTCTGGCGCTTGCCAGCTTTTATAGCATCACGCTAAGCCTCGCGGGATTGAAGTACGGTATGGTCATTGGCCTTATTAGCGGGCTTTTGTCGTTTATTCCAATTGTTGGAACGCTGATCGGTATCATCACCAGCCTTATTATGGCGTTTATCCAGTTTGATAATATGAACTCGATATTGATGGTGGGCGCGATTTTTGCGATTGCGCAGATACTGGATGGCTATTTTCTCACGCCCAAACTGGTGGGTGACCGCGTCGGTCTGCATCCTGTCTGGATTATTTTTGCCGTGCTTGCTGGCGGAAAGCTATTTGGTGCAATTGGCATCATCATCGCCGTACCGCTTGCAGGAACGGTAGCCATTCTTATCCGCCTTGGCCTGCGCCAATACCGTCGCAGTAAGTATTTCAGCCCCATTCCGCCGTCCACGTATTAG
- the purM gene encoding phosphoribosylformylglycinamidine cyclo-ligase yields the protein MTTNTAAKDAYAKAGVNIDAGNELVRRIKPLAKSTARRGADAGLGGFGAFFDIKATGYKDPLIVSSNDGVGTKLKIAIETGLHDGIGVDCVAMCVNDLVVSRAEPLFFLDYFACGKLDVDVAEKVIAGVAEGCRQAGAALVGGETAELPGLYTNDDYDLAGFSVGAVERDEVITGKNVKAGDAVIGLASNGVHSNGYSLVRKIVKDGGHDYKKPAPFETSVTLGEALLRPTRIYVKPLLALCKALPVNAMAHITGGGLLENIPRVLPEGLGVTIDCAAWKLPAVFGWLAAQGKISAADMVRTFNCGIGMIVVVKSDDAAKAQANLKAAGVENMLIGKVEARSGADEVMRFDKLEGLCAN from the coding sequence ATGACGACTAACACCGCAGCCAAAGATGCTTATGCAAAAGCAGGCGTTAATATTGACGCTGGAAATGAACTGGTACGCAGGATTAAACCGCTAGCCAAATCAACCGCGCGCCGCGGCGCCGATGCAGGTCTTGGCGGGTTTGGTGCTTTTTTTGACATTAAGGCAACCGGCTATAAAGACCCGCTAATTGTAAGCAGCAATGACGGCGTTGGTACCAAATTGAAAATTGCCATTGAAACCGGTTTACATGATGGCATAGGGGTCGATTGCGTTGCTATGTGTGTGAACGATTTAGTCGTAAGCCGCGCAGAACCACTTTTTTTCCTTGATTATTTTGCCTGTGGCAAACTGGATGTTGATGTTGCAGAAAAAGTCATAGCCGGTGTTGCGGAAGGATGCAGACAGGCAGGCGCAGCATTAGTCGGCGGTGAGACCGCAGAACTTCCAGGGCTCTATACGAATGATGATTACGACCTTGCTGGTTTTTCAGTTGGCGCAGTGGAACGTGATGAAGTGATTACCGGAAAAAATGTAAAAGCTGGCGACGCAGTAATCGGCCTTGCATCGAACGGAGTGCACAGTAACGGGTATTCATTGGTACGCAAAATTGTAAAAGATGGCGGGCATGATTATAAAAAGCCTGCGCCGTTTGAAACATCCGTTACGCTTGGTGAAGCGCTTCTTCGACCAACGCGAATTTATGTAAAGCCCTTATTGGCGCTGTGCAAAGCGTTGCCGGTCAATGCCATGGCGCATATTACGGGCGGTGGGTTGTTGGAAAATATTCCACGCGTTTTACCGGAAGGGTTGGGCGTTACCATCGATTGCGCCGCATGGAAATTGCCGGCGGTATTCGGCTGGCTTGCAGCACAAGGCAAAATCTCGGCGGCTGATATGGTGCGCACATTCAACTGCGGTATCGGTATGATTGTGGTGGTGAAGTCTGATGATGCAGCCAAAGCGCAAGCAAATTTAAAAGCCGCTGGCGTCGAAAATATGCTGATTGGAAAAGTTGAAGCCCGCAGTGGTGCTGATGAAGTGATGCGCTTTGATAAGCTTGAGGGTTTATGCGCAAACTGA
- the purN gene encoding phosphoribosylglycinamide formyltransferase translates to MRKLKLGVQISGRGSNLQALIDACAQENFPAEIALVISNIEGVEGLAKAQAANIPTLTIPHKSFPDKEAFEAAIDDAHQKAGVELICLAGFMRVISPYLISRWRGRMINIHPSLLPAFPGLHTHQRAIDSGALFAGCTVHYVEEEVDAGAIIVQAPVPIKPGDTESELAARVLALEHKLYPYAVQLIARGFIRYQGGKIISKDTDSMPPIGLLNPALLS, encoded by the coding sequence ATGCGCAAACTGAAGCTTGGTGTACAAATCTCGGGGCGCGGCAGCAACTTACAAGCCTTGATTGATGCGTGTGCCCAGGAAAATTTTCCAGCCGAAATTGCGCTGGTTATTTCCAATATCGAAGGGGTGGAGGGGCTTGCTAAGGCTCAGGCTGCGAATATTCCAACGCTGACTATCCCGCATAAATCCTTTCCGGATAAGGAAGCGTTCGAAGCAGCGATTGATGATGCGCATCAAAAAGCTGGCGTTGAGTTAATTTGTCTTGCTGGGTTCATGCGCGTGATTTCACCTTACCTGATTAGCCGCTGGCGCGGACGGATGATAAACATCCATCCGTCTTTATTGCCTGCGTTTCCCGGGCTTCATACCCATCAACGTGCGATTGACAGCGGCGCGTTATTCGCGGGATGCACCGTGCATTATGTCGAAGAAGAGGTGGATGCCGGTGCAATTATAGTGCAAGCGCCAGTTCCCATTAAACCGGGTGATACGGAAAGCGAACTTGCTGCACGTGTTCTTGCCTTGGAACACAAGCTATATCCCTATGCCGTGCAGTTGATTGCGCGTGGTTTCATCCGATATCAGGGCGGCAAAATTATAAGCAAAGATACGGATTCCATGCCGCCAATTGGACTTTTAAATCCTGCGCTATTATCCTGA
- a CDS encoding mitochondrial fission ELM1 family protein, with product MEQAFSPTVWVVTDGKAGMESQCVGLAEALGLTPVIKRVRLRKFWRDFSPYINLWKRLAISRKGDRLRPPWPDMVIASGRQSILPALHIKQMSGGKTFLIQIQNPAIPTSNFDMVIVPEHDKLEGKNVVSVQGALHRVTPEILKAQADKWAPAFAHLPRPYVAVLLGGSNGAYKLDPRFIMQFGEQLSALSKKEKVSLLVTPSRRTGDANMVLLSALLHDCPNMIWDGQSDNPYYGMLGLADAIIVTCDSINMVSEACRTGKPVHVVQLPGHSDKFSSFHQSLLIDKRIRFFDGSLVNWSPKPLDEMSRVASLVRDAYLTKNTK from the coding sequence TTGGAACAAGCATTTTCGCCAACTGTGTGGGTTGTGACCGATGGCAAGGCTGGCATGGAAAGCCAATGCGTTGGGCTTGCCGAAGCGCTGGGGTTGACGCCCGTTATCAAGCGTGTGCGCTTGCGCAAATTCTGGCGGGACTTTAGCCCTTATATCAATCTATGGAAACGCCTTGCCATCAGCCGCAAAGGTGACAGGCTTCGCCCGCCTTGGCCAGATATGGTGATTGCCTCGGGCCGTCAAAGTATTTTACCAGCGCTCCATATCAAGCAAATGAGCGGCGGAAAAACATTTCTCATTCAAATTCAAAATCCGGCTATCCCGACATCGAATTTCGATATGGTTATCGTGCCGGAGCACGACAAGCTGGAAGGTAAAAATGTCGTATCGGTTCAGGGCGCACTTCATCGTGTCACGCCGGAAATACTGAAAGCGCAAGCTGATAAATGGGCGCCTGCCTTTGCGCATTTGCCTCGCCCTTATGTGGCGGTATTGCTGGGTGGATCCAACGGCGCTTATAAGCTTGATCCGCGCTTTATCATGCAGTTTGGCGAACAGCTTTCTGCGCTTTCCAAAAAAGAAAAAGTCAGTTTATTGGTTACTCCATCACGGCGCACGGGTGATGCGAATATGGTCTTGCTCTCCGCGCTGTTGCATGACTGTCCCAATATGATATGGGACGGGCAGAGTGATAATCCCTATTACGGCATGTTGGGTCTTGCGGACGCGATTATCGTAACCTGCGATTCCATCAATATGGTATCGGAAGCCTGCCGCACGGGTAAGCCCGTGCATGTGGTGCAACTGCCGGGGCATTCCGATAAGTTCTCATCTTTTCATCAAAGTCTGTTAATTGATAAGCGCATCCGTTTTTTCGATGGTTCCCTTGTTAACTGGTCACCCAAACCGCTGGATGAAATGAGCCGCGTCGCGTCGCTGGTGCGTGATGCATATCTTACAAAAAATACCAAGTAA
- a CDS encoding 2OG-Fe(II) oxygenase, which translates to MLNIEALNNAEVIREPYPFLIVPGFVDETALQVIEKDFPEISKPGSFPLETLRYGSGFNEFMAQLRGPEFRHAVERKLCINLDNRPTMITVRGQARARDGQIHTDSKTKLVTVLVYLNGKWEAPGGRLRMLRGPDNLNDYIAEVPPVQGTLLAFINKPNAWHGHEPFEGQRRSIQLNWVTDNGVVVRERLRHSISAFFKRLKGK; encoded by the coding sequence ATGCTTAATATCGAAGCCTTAAATAATGCGGAAGTTATACGCGAACCTTATCCATTCCTGATTGTTCCAGGGTTTGTGGATGAAACGGCGTTGCAAGTCATTGAAAAGGATTTTCCAGAAATTTCAAAACCAGGAAGCTTTCCTTTGGAAACACTGCGCTATGGTTCGGGCTTTAACGAGTTCATGGCGCAATTGCGCGGGCCAGAATTCAGGCATGCCGTAGAACGCAAGCTGTGCATTAATCTTGATAACCGTCCGACGATGATTACGGTGCGGGGGCAAGCACGTGCGCGTGATGGTCAAATCCACACCGATAGTAAAACCAAATTGGTAACCGTGCTGGTTTACTTGAATGGTAAGTGGGAGGCGCCAGGTGGCCGGTTGCGCATGTTGCGCGGCCCCGATAATTTGAATGACTATATCGCCGAAGTTCCCCCCGTGCAGGGCACGTTGCTGGCGTTTATTAACAAGCCGAATGCGTGGCATGGACATGAACCGTTTGAAGGCCAGCGCCGGTCCATTCAATTGAACTGGGTAACTGATAACGGCGTAGTCGTGCGCGAAAGACTACGCCACAGCATTTCCGCGTTTTTCAAACGCTTGAAAGGCAAATAG